One part of the Paenibacillus silvisoli genome encodes these proteins:
- a CDS encoding potassium-transporting ATPase subunit F: protein MTVIAIIACVLIAYLGFVLVKPEKF, encoded by the coding sequence ATGACAGTTATAGCCATCATTGCATGCGTGTTAATTGCGTATCTCGGATTTGTGTTAGTGAAACCGGAAAAATTCTAA
- the kdpA gene encoding potassium-transporting ATPase subunit KdpA produces MGFVQVAITLIIIMLLVKPVGGYLVKVFQQEKTGLDRVFGPVERLIYRLIGVRENEAMGWKAYLGAVLLSNFVMMLMLYLVLRLQGHLPLNPDGVGNMGAAQAFNTAASFITNTNWQSYSGENGLSYLSQLLAITFPMFTSAATGFAVAIAFIRGLVGRQDNLGNFYVDLVRGITRIFLPLSFIVALFLVFQGIPQTFQGAVDVTTLEGAKQTITRGLVASLESIKHIGTNGGGWFGTNAAHPFENPTPITNVVHIVCMMLLPTALVYAFGLMVKNKKQGWAVFAAMGLIFLVMLSIVFVSEYKGVTALDAAGLHGNMEGKEVRFGAAQSALFTAVTTAATTGSVNNMHESLTPMGGFVPLAEMMLNNVFGGKGVGLLNGLLYLILSVFICGLMVGRTPEFLGKKIEGKEVKLAAIALLIHPFLILAPTALALATPAAVSSISNGGMHGLTEVLYAFASGAANNGSAFAGLNANTDFYNVGIGLVMLFGRYISMIAMLAIAGSLAMKRVVPVTTGTLRTNTPLFTGILIMIILVIGALTFFPSLALGPIAEHLAMPK; encoded by the coding sequence ATCGGTTTTGTGCAAGTAGCCATCACGCTCATCATTATTATGCTGTTGGTTAAGCCTGTGGGCGGTTATTTGGTAAAGGTATTTCAGCAAGAGAAAACAGGGCTCGACCGCGTATTCGGTCCGGTGGAGCGCTTGATCTACCGACTGATCGGCGTTCGCGAAAATGAAGCGATGGGCTGGAAAGCCTATCTGGGCGCCGTGCTGCTCAGCAACTTCGTCATGATGCTGATGCTGTACCTTGTCTTAAGGCTGCAAGGTCATCTGCCGCTGAACCCGGACGGGGTCGGCAATATGGGAGCTGCGCAAGCTTTCAATACGGCAGCTTCCTTTATAACGAATACGAACTGGCAGTCGTACTCCGGCGAGAACGGGCTGTCGTACCTGTCGCAGCTGTTGGCGATTACGTTCCCGATGTTCACCTCGGCGGCAACCGGCTTCGCCGTAGCGATCGCCTTCATTCGCGGACTGGTTGGACGGCAAGACAATCTAGGCAACTTTTATGTCGATCTGGTTCGCGGCATTACGCGCATCTTTCTGCCGCTTAGCTTCATCGTCGCGTTGTTCCTGGTGTTTCAAGGCATTCCGCAAACGTTCCAAGGCGCCGTCGATGTGACGACGCTGGAAGGCGCGAAGCAGACAATCACAAGAGGTTTGGTTGCCTCGTTGGAATCGATCAAGCACATCGGTACAAACGGCGGCGGCTGGTTCGGAACGAACGCGGCTCATCCGTTCGAGAATCCGACGCCGATCACGAACGTGGTGCACATCGTCTGCATGATGCTGCTGCCGACCGCGCTTGTGTACGCATTTGGATTAATGGTCAAAAACAAAAAGCAAGGCTGGGCCGTCTTCGCGGCTATGGGTTTGATTTTCCTGGTCATGCTGTCCATCGTGTTCGTCTCGGAATATAAAGGCGTCACCGCGCTGGATGCGGCAGGCCTGCACGGAAACATGGAAGGCAAGGAGGTCCGGTTCGGCGCAGCGCAAAGCGCGCTGTTCACGGCGGTGACGACAGCGGCGACAACGGGCTCCGTCAACAATATGCATGAATCGCTGACTCCGATGGGGGGCTTCGTCCCGCTGGCCGAAATGATGCTGAACAACGTGTTCGGCGGCAAAGGCGTCGGTCTTCTTAATGGGTTATTGTACCTCATCTTATCCGTCTTTATTTGCGGACTGATGGTCGGCCGGACGCCGGAGTTTCTGGGCAAAAAAATCGAAGGCAAGGAAGTGAAGCTGGCCGCCATTGCGCTGCTGATCCATCCGTTCCTGATTCTCGCGCCAACGGCACTCGCGCTGGCAACGCCGGCAGCGGTCTCTTCCATCAGCAACGGGGGCATGCACGGCTTGACCGAGGTGCTCTACGCCTTCGCGTCCGGAGCGGCCAATAACGGCTCCGCCTTCGCCGGCCTGAACGCCAATACGGATTTCTATAATGTAGGCATCGGCTTAGTTATGCTGTTCGGACGTTACATTTCGATGATCGCCATGCTAGCCATCGCCGGATCGCTTGCGATGAAGCGGGTCGTACCGGTGACGACAGGCACGCTGCGCACGAATACGCCGCTGTTTACGGGCATTCTGATCATGATTATTTTGGTCATCGGCGCCTTGACGTTCTTCCCGTCGCTTGCGCTTGGGCCGATCGCCGAGCATTTGGCCATGCCGAAATAA
- the kdpB gene encoding potassium-transporting ATPase subunit KdpB, whose product MSERKKMISKEIAGQAAIDAFKKLNPATMIKNPVMFIVEVGTVITLLLSISPDLFGADHVGRGYNIAVFLILLFTVLFGNFAEALAEGRGKAQADTLRKTKSETMAKLLQPDGSTRNVPSTQLKKGDIVRVDTGELIPTDGEIIEGLASIDESAITGESAPVIKEAGGDFSSVTGGTRVASDFIVMKVMTDPGESFIDRMISLVEGAKRQKTPNEIALTTLLAVLTLIFMIVIMTMVPMADYLNIQLDIATLIALLVCLIPTTIGALLSAIGIAGMDRVTQFNVLAMSGKAVEAAGDIDTLILDKTGTITYGNRMAAEFSPVKGVSPKEVTFIALQASVKDETPEGRSIVELAGKQGETWAANEYAGAEIVEFTAETRMSGLDLPNGTHIRKGAVDAIKKYVGAQGGSIPTDLDEITNRISKAGGTPLAVAVNNRIYGVIYLKDTVKPGLKERFSELRAMGIKTIMCTGDNPLTAATIALEAGVDDFIAEAKPEDKIAAIKKEQQEGKLVAMTGDGTNDAPALAQADVGLAMNSGTMAAKEAANMIDLDSDPTKLLSVVSIGKQLLITRGALTTFSIANDIAKYFAIIPAMFILAMPQLDALNIMHLASPKSAILSALIFNAVIIPLLIPIAMKGVKFRTLSADRLLTRNVLIYGLGGVIVPFVGIKIIDLVLQGLNIV is encoded by the coding sequence ATGTCCGAACGTAAAAAAATGATATCGAAAGAAATCGCAGGCCAAGCCGCGATCGATGCCTTTAAAAAGCTGAATCCGGCCACCATGATCAAAAATCCGGTCATGTTCATCGTTGAAGTGGGTACGGTCATTACGCTGCTGCTGTCCATCTCGCCGGATTTGTTCGGTGCGGACCATGTCGGTCGTGGCTATAATATCGCGGTGTTTCTGATCCTGTTATTTACCGTCCTGTTCGGCAATTTCGCCGAAGCGCTCGCAGAAGGCCGGGGTAAAGCACAGGCGGACACGCTGCGCAAAACGAAATCGGAAACGATGGCGAAGCTGCTGCAGCCGGACGGCTCTACGCGCAACGTTCCATCGACCCAGCTGAAAAAAGGGGACATCGTTCGCGTGGATACCGGCGAGCTGATTCCGACGGACGGCGAAATTATCGAAGGGCTCGCATCCATTGACGAATCGGCTATCACGGGGGAATCCGCTCCGGTTATTAAGGAAGCCGGCGGCGACTTCTCCTCGGTTACCGGCGGAACACGCGTCGCGTCGGACTTTATCGTCATGAAAGTGATGACCGATCCCGGCGAATCGTTCATCGACCGCATGATCTCGCTCGTCGAAGGGGCGAAACGGCAGAAAACGCCGAATGAAATCGCGCTGACGACATTGCTGGCCGTGCTGACGCTTATTTTCATGATCGTCATTATGACGATGGTGCCGATGGCCGATTATTTGAACATCCAGCTGGATATCGCCACGCTCATCGCATTGCTGGTTTGCTTGATTCCGACCACGATCGGCGCTTTGCTTTCGGCAATCGGCATTGCGGGCATGGACCGGGTGACGCAATTCAACGTGCTTGCGATGTCCGGGAAGGCCGTCGAGGCCGCAGGCGATATCGATACGCTCATTCTGGATAAGACGGGCACGATCACGTACGGGAACCGGATGGCCGCGGAATTTTCGCCGGTGAAAGGCGTTTCTCCGAAGGAAGTGACTTTCATCGCCCTGCAAGCATCCGTGAAGGACGAAACGCCGGAGGGCCGCTCCATAGTCGAGCTTGCCGGGAAGCAGGGGGAGACTTGGGCGGCGAACGAATACGCAGGCGCGGAAATCGTTGAGTTCACGGCGGAAACGCGGATGTCCGGCTTGGACCTCCCGAACGGTACGCATATCCGTAAAGGCGCGGTAGACGCGATCAAAAAATATGTCGGCGCGCAAGGCGGCAGCATTCCGACAGACTTGGACGAGATCACGAACCGAATTTCGAAAGCGGGCGGTACGCCGCTTGCCGTAGCGGTAAACAACCGGATTTACGGCGTTATTTATTTGAAGGATACGGTGAAGCCGGGGCTGAAGGAGCGGTTCTCGGAGCTTCGGGCCATGGGCATCAAAACGATTATGTGTACGGGCGACAATCCGCTGACGGCGGCAACGATCGCGCTTGAAGCGGGCGTCGATGATTTCATTGCCGAAGCGAAGCCGGAGGATAAGATAGCCGCGATCAAAAAAGAACAGCAGGAAGGCAAGCTCGTGGCGATGACCGGCGACGGCACGAACGACGCGCCGGCCTTAGCTCAAGCGGACGTCGGGCTCGCGATGAACTCAGGTACGATGGCGGCCAAAGAGGCGGCGAATATGATCGACCTCGATTCCGATCCGACAAAGCTGCTGTCCGTGGTCAGCATCGGCAAGCAGCTGCTCATTACGCGCGGCGCGCTGACGACGTTCTCGATCGCCAACGATATCGCGAAATATTTTGCCATCATCCCGGCGATGTTTATTTTGGCGATGCCGCAGCTGGACGCCTTGAACATCATGCATCTGGCTTCGCCGAAATCGGCGATTCTGTCGGCGCTGATTTTCAACGCGGTCATCATCCCGCTGCTCATTCCGATCGCGATGAAAGGCGTCAAATTCCGTACCCTTTCGGCCGATCGGCTGCTCACCCGCAATGTGCTGATTTACGGGCTCGGCGGCGTTATTGTACCGTTCGTCGGCATTAAGATCATCGACCTCGTGCTGCAAGGCTTGAACATCGTTTAA